The nucleotide window CCAATTTGCTTAGTTTAAGCGGAGAACTTAAAATCTGGTGCTGCGTTCCTTCCCCGCAGTCAAACAACCACAAAGCTCTGCGCTCATCCAACATGCGTAGCCCAATGGAAGTTACATTCCGTTGAAGCGTAGGTACACCAGCATTAGTTCCCAGGAAATATAGTTCCATTCTGGATCGCACCTCTTTCTGTTGCCAGCAAAAAACCTCCGACAATGCGGAGGGCTTTGCCTGACACTCTACTGATTTATGCCTTTTCTACGTTAAAATACTTGGCTTGCGGATGGCTGAATACCATCGCTGATACGGATGCTTCAGGTTCCATCATGAAACCTTCCGTCAATTCCACACCGATATCCTCAGGCTGTAGCAACTTGAACAACGGCCCTTGATCTTCCAAATCCGGACAAGCCGGATATCCAAAGGATACCCTGATCCCCTGATAGCGTGCACCGTGACGTTGCTTCATGGTCATCTGGGCAGAATCAGGGAATCCCCAGATATCTCTCATCATATGATGCACACGCTCAGCTAATCCCTCTGCTACTTCGAGTGCTACGGATTGCAGAGCATGCGAGCGAAGGTAATCCCCTTGATCTTTCCACGCTGTGGATAGTTCACGCACACCATGTCCGGCAGTAACAACCATGAAACCAACGTAATCCATCTGACCGGATTCAACAGGCTTCAGGAAGTCGGACAGGCATAGGAACGGCTCGACTTTTTGACGTGGGAACGTAAATGTATGCAAAATATTACTGGTATCCTTTGGATCATAAATAATGACGCTGTTACCACTGGACTGAGCCGGGAAGAAACGATATATGGCATGCGCCTGAATTATCCCGTCACGAACAGCTTCTTGCATAATATCATCCACGACTGCTTTTAGGTCGGTAGCCTTCTTGTCTCCTGAAGCAAGCAGTTGTTCTACTGAACCGCGCAACCCCAGATGATGTCCAAGCAACATCTGCATGTTAACGTATGGCAGGATATGTGATAACGGATAGTTGCGCATCGTATGCCGCTCCAGATCAGGCGGGACAAGTACCGGATGATCTACAGCGATATCCGAACGCTCCACTCGCGTAAGCTCAGGAAGAGCCTGAACAGCTACAGCACCTGAAGCATCAGCTTCTTTTTCAGCTTCCATCTCCAGTTGCATCACTTCACGTGTAACAGGATTCATCAATTTGTTCGCCAGATCCAGACCATCCATCGCATCTTTGGCATATACAACCATTCCGTTATATTCAGGACGGATACGATTTTTGGTGAATTTACGTGTCAACGCCGCTCCGCCAACCATAATAGGCACATCAATACCTGCTGTTCGCAAATCCTGAGCGGTAAGAATCATCTGTTGCGCTGATTTTACCAATAGACCCGAGAGGCCGATCGCATCGACTTTTTCTTCTCGGTATGCCTCAATGATACGTTCTGGTGGTACTTTTATACCCAAATTAATGATACGGTAACCGTTATTGGACAGGATTATCTCTACCAGGTTCTTACCGATGTCATGCACATCGCCCTTGACCGTGGCCAGAATGATTTTGCCTTTAACCGAAGTTTCGTTCTTCTCCATGAACTGCTCCAGATATGCTACAGAAGCCTTCATGACTTCCGCACTCTGCAACACCTCAGCTACAATCAACTCATTGTTGTTGAAAAGACGACCTACTTCCTCCATACCCCGCATCAGTGGACCGTTAATCACTTGAAGTGCTGTGTATTTGGCAAGTGCCTGTTCGAGATCCGGCAGCAATCCTTCTTTGCTTCCTTCCACAACATATGAAGCGAGACGCTCTTCTAATGAAAGGTTCGAGATTTTTTCCTTCTTCTCAACCTTCTTGTTACGGAACGCCGCTACGAACGCCGCCAGTGTTTCATCATTCGTGTTATATAAAAGCTCTTCCGAGAGTCTGCGTTCTTCTTCCGGAATGGACGCATAACGCTCCAGTTTCTCTGTGTTTACGATGGCATAGTCGAGACCAGCTTTGGTACATTCATACAAAAATACAGAGTTCAGCACTTCACGGCCTGCTTCAGGCAGTCCGAATGAAATGTTACTGATCCCGAGTATCGTATGACATTCTGGCATCGCTTCCTTGATCACTCTTATACCTTCAATGGTTTCTTTGGCTGAACCGATGTACTGTTCATCTCCCGTACCTACCGGGAACACCAACGTATCGAAAATAAGGTCTTCTGGTTTGAGTCCGTACTTGTTCACCAGCAGATCGTAAGAACGTTTGGCTACGTCCAGCTTGTCCTCCCGGCTAATCGCCTGACCCCGTTCATCAATCGTTCCGACGACAACTGCACCACCGTACTTATGAAGTAACGGCGTGATCAGCTCAAATTTCTCTTCGCCATCCTCAAGGTTAATGGAGTTAATTATCGCCTTACCTTGAGAGTACTGGAGGGCCAGATCGATTACGGAAGCATCTGTCGTATCGATCATAAGTGGTACTTTTACTTTTTTCACAACCAGTTCAAGGAACTTCACCATGTCTTCAGACTCTTCACGGTCCGGGTCTTGTACACACACATCGACAATGTGCGCTCCATTTTTCACTTGAGCACGGGCAATTTCCGAAGCTTCTTCATATTTGCCTTCTACAATAAGCCGCTTGAATTTTCGTGATCCCAGCACGTTCGTACGCTCACCAACCATGTATGGACGATTGTCCTGTTCGATATAGATTGGTTCTATACCAGACAATGCAGGTGGATGTGTTCCGTTCATTTCTCTTGGGGGGTACTGGGCAAGTGTGTCGCGCATAGCCCGAATATGTGCAGGGGTTGTTCCGCAACATCCACCAGCAATATTCAACCAGCCCTGTTCGGCAAAAGCACCAATCTTCTGAGCCAGAGAGTCTGGTGACTCATGGTAATTACCGTTCTCATCCGGTAGACCCGCGTTCGGGTAACAACTAACGGCAACCGATGCCATTCCAGAAAGCGAGCGAATGTGATCACGCATGAACTCCGGACCTGTAGCACAGTTTAGTCCTACCGAAATTGGGTTAAGGTGTTCTAAGGATATATAAAAGGATTCGATGTTCTGACCCGCAAGGGTTGTTCCCATCGGTTCTATCGTTCCTGATATCATCAGGGGCAGTGTAACACCGCTCTGTTCAAAGGCCTGCTGGATTCCGATACTGCCTGCTTTTACATTGAGGGTATCCTGAGAGGTTTCGAGCAGTAGCGCATCAACGCCTCCCTCTATTAAAGCAAGCGCTTGCTCCAAATAACTGTCGATAAGTTCCTGGAACGTTACACCACCAGTAACAGAAAGAGTTTTGGTTGTTGGTCCCATTGCACCTACCACATAACGTGGAGATTCCGGTGTAGAGAAACGATCAACCGCAGCTTTCGCAATTCTGGCTGCTTCCAAGTTGATCTCGCGTGCCCGATCCTGAATATCGTATTCAGCAAGCACGACAGATGTCGCACCAAATGTGTTGGTTTCAATTAAATCGGCGCCGGCCTCCAGATATTCTTCATGAATGCGCTGGATTATCTCTGGACGAGTAAGTACTAACATTTCATTACATCCATCCAGATCTTCGCCGCCAAAATCTTCACCAGTCAGATCAACTTGTTGAATCATGGTCCCCATTGCACCGTCGAGGATTAATATTCGTTGTTTTAATGCATCGTGTAGACTAATCTTATCCAATATCTTCACCCCCGCAAAACGTTAAATCTTAGTTTAACAGAAACTAACTTAATGTGAAAGATCGGGTTTGCTCCCGAAAGATGGCGGGTTTGCTCGAATATGAACGGAATTTGAGAATCGACAAAAACAGAGCAATCCGATATAATTCAATTAAACCAAGTGGAAAAGAGGGAAAGAACATGGCTGAAATTGTAATCCGAAATACGAACGAACGCATCACTGGTGACGAAAACGTTCGAAATTTCTTGAACAAATACGAAGTATTATATGAGAAGTGGGACGCATCCAAACTGAACACGGATCTGCAAAATAACTTTGGATTGACTGATGATCAGAAAACCGAGGTTTTGGAAACTTACGATTATGAAATTAGAGATTTGGCTGCACGTCGTGGATACCAGATCTGGGATGTCATCACGCTGTCCGAACAAACACCAGATATCGAAGAAAAGCTGGCCAAGTTCGAAGAGATCCACACCCACGCTGAAGATGAAATCCGCGCCATTGTCGCTGGTAAAGGAATCTTTGTTATCAAATCTACAGATGATGTGGGCTACTTTAATGTAGAACTGTCTCCTGGGGACGTCATCTCTGTACCTGAGAATACACCGCACTTCTTTACTTTAATGGAAAACAAACAAATTATTGCTGTACGTCTGTTCATCGAAAAAGATGGCTGGATTGCAGATCCATACCCTGATCCTACATTTATCAAACAAGCCTAACACTCTCGTGTGACGACTTGCTTAACCAAAACCCCTGTTCAATTGAACAGGGGTTTTCGCATATGCATATGGAGAGTATCATACAACATCGGTGCATTATATAAAATAATGCGGGTATTTCGCTTTTATCGATTCCTGTTCAATAACAACCAGTCTGAGATGAGCTTCCATCACCTGAACCGCTTGCTCCGTCTTACGCTCTGTGATAAGTCGATAAATCTCTTTGTGTTGTGAGATAATGACCTCCAGGTTGGAGTCTTCCGCTAGACGTAATAAACGCAACCGATTAAACGGGATGTTCAACTGTTGCAACATTTTCCACGTTCGCAGCTTACCTGTGCCCTGAAACAAAATCTGGTGAAACTCTTCATCCAGTTCAAACAGTCGATAGAAATTGTTTTTCCCTATACATACTTCCTGCATTGCAATGTTGGTTTCGAGTCTGAATCTGAACTCTTCAGGAAAAGAAGCGCAAGCCAATGTCACGATTTCCTTCTCCATCTTTTCCCGCATGAACCTGCCTTCTTCCACATGCTCCAGATTGATATGAGAGACTATTGTTCCACTCTGTGGAATAATGTCCAACAGTTCTTCTTCAGCAAGTTTCATGAATGCTTCTCGCACGGGTGTTCTGCTCACCTGCAGTTCATCTGCAATCTCTTTCTCTGAAATCTTGGTACCAGGCTTAAGTTCCAGATGAAGAATTCGTTCTTTTAACAGATTATATGAATATGCTCTGGTCGAGCCTCTTATTTTTTGATTAAGTGACATGCCTAGACCTCTTTCTCTCAGCCGTATTCATTTATCTTAGCACAAATTACCGTTCCACTTAAATATCGGAGTGAAACGGTAATTCGAACAGCGTTAGCTTTGTTATTGCTTATTTTCTTTGTAGGCTTTGTACGTGTCATTTGCCAGCTTCAGATAATTGGATAGACCTTGACTGTCCAGCTCTTTGGCAAACGTATCGAATTCAGACAAGTCCCGCTCACCCAATATAAATTTAAGTGTATTTTGGTCAGAGTAGTCTTTCAGTGGTGTACTCAGAAGTGTTACCCGTTCACGATCCTCGGAAGAGTATGGGATAGGCGGTTCTGCCGGGATAACTTCCTTGGTATCCTTCATGTCTTGCTGGAATTTCAACTCTTCTTCACTAAACATCGATTGCAACAGATCTGTAGTACCGCCGTAGGCAAACACGCCACCAGAGAAGCCAAAGTCAATTCTCAGATCCTTCGTACCTTTCGGATTCAAGCCATTGTAGTTTACGTCTTCTACCAATTTACGTGTTCCACCCTCTTTGGTAAATGTTTCGCCTTCTACACCCCACTTGGCAAACTCTTGACCTTCATCACTGTAATATAACCAATCAACAAATTGCATAATGGCTTTGAAATTTTCGCTTTTTTGAATTTTCCCGGATATCATGACCCCGTTTTCAAGTCTGGACCCGGACATCAGCTGGCCTTTTGGCCCACCAGGTACTGTAATCTTCGCAACAGAGAATTCACCCTCTCCGAGCGTTTTGTTCATATCATTTCTGTGCAATACAACGGTCTGGGAATTACCGTTAATCATGAAAGATTTGCCGGATACAAATTTCTGTACAGCCTGATCATCATCCTGCGTGAAGCTCTCCTTATCGAGCAACCCTTCGGATACCAACTTGTTAAAGTACGTTAGCATTTCCTTATACTCTGGTGTAGTAGCCGTGTAAACGAATTGATCCTGATCTTCCTTATACGTCAATCCGTTACCAAATCCCCATCCACCCTTAGTTCCAAAGCCGGTAGCAGCGATGTTCAACGTACTATTGAATTGGAAACGGTCCGAAAAAGGAACGGAATCCGGATAGATTTCTTTCAATTTCTTCGCTGCATCATACAATTCGTCCCATGTGGTTGGGATGGCAATGTTATTTTCTTCAAAAACATCTGTTCTTACGAGCAATGTGTAATCTGGCCATACTTCTTCATGCAGACCCGGAAGTACATAGTACTTTCCATCTTCCTGTCGAAGTCCTTCAAGTTCATCTTCCAATCCCCATTTTTCCACTTTATCCTTGAAGTTAGGCATCAAATCAATGTAATCGCTAATCGGTAAGATCGCACCGGAAGATACAAATGCAGACTCTTCACCAGGATACGTTTTAGGAATAACCAGTGGTGCATCGCCTGAACTAATTAACAAAGATCTCTTTTGAGAGTAATCGCTCATCGGTACAATCGTTGGCTCAAGTGTTACACCCGTCAGTTCGGTGATTTTATCAAAAAGTAACCAGTCTTTTTTATATGGATAACTAGGTTGATCACTATAGAGTATGGAGAGATTAAATGGCTCTGTCGCTTTAAATGTATCTCCCACATTGTACGTCTCCATCGCTGCATTGGTCTGAACTTCTGTGACGTCACCTCCAGTTCCAGTGCCGCTGCTACATGCTGCCAGAACGACGGTCATCATTGTTGCCAAAACCATTTTACCGACAAACTTACGTGGCTTTTGATTCATTTAGGTTATCCCCCTGAATTTGGTTTAGGTTGACCTTGCCTTTAAACTGTTAAACAACCTCTAAAAGTTAATCACGTGAATTTTTCTAGCTTCTACGTATTACTGCTTAACAGATCCCAACATGATACCGGTTACAAAGTATCTCTGCACAAATGGATAGATGGTGAGTATCGGCAAGATGGTTAATACCATCGTTACTGACTTAATATTGGCAGCAATCTGTGTCAGGTTATCAGCTGAGGTTGCACCGGCAGATGCTCCACTCGTTGCTCCTGCAATCATATTGCGCAAATAAATGGTGACCGGAAACAGTTCTTTTTTGTCCAAATACAGAAAGGCTGGAAACCAGGAATTCCAATGGCCCACTGCGTAGAACAGCACCATGGTTGCCATAACTGCTTTACTAAGTGGCAATATAATGCGTAATAAGATCCCGTAGGTATTCAATCCATCAATGGAGGCAGCTTCCTCCAGTTCTTCAGGCATATTTTCAAAAAATGACTTCATGATCAGCATGTTGTATATGCTTATTGCGCCAGGAACCACAAGTGCCCACATGGTGTTATTGAATCCAAGGGAATTAATCAAGACATAGTTTGGAATCAATCCACCGCTGAAGAACATCGTGAACACGGCGAACATCGTCAGAAACTTTCGGCCCATTAACCTCTTTTTGGATATGGCATAGGCGAAAATAGTCGTCATGAACATGGAGATTAACGTACCTACCACGGTGTAAATAATCGTATTTTTATAATTAGTCCAGAACATGCTATCACGTGAGATGGTCTTGTATGTCTCCACATTAAATCCTCTTGGGAACAAACTTACCTTGCCCGAATTGATATAGGACTCACTACTGAAAGATTGTGCTACGACATTCAAGAATGGATAGAGCGTTATAAATACCACAAACAGCAGAAATATGACATTGAATACTTTAAATACCTTGTAAGATCTGGATTCCTGCATGGTGCTCCTCCTTTACCATAAGCTTCTTTGTGTCAGTCTGCGTGAAATGGCATTTACGGAGAACACCAGAATCAGACCGATTAGCGATTCGAACAAGCCAATTGCGGTAGCATAACTGAAGTTACTGGATTCCAGTCCGACCCGATACAGGTAAGTGGAGATCACATCAGATGTCTCGTAGATAAGTGGATTGTACAAGAGTAAGATTTTTTCAAATCCAACAGCCAGGAAATTACCCATGTTCAATATTAACAACGTAACAATCGTTGGCAAGATACCTGGAATCGTTACGTGAATCGTCTGCTTCCAGCGGTTGGCACCATCAATACGAGCTGCTTCATACAAAGATTCATCAATGGTTGTCAGTGCAGCCAGATACAGAATCGCTCCCCAACCCATACCCTGCCATACTTCTGACGTGATGTAGATTGTTCTGAACCACTCAGCCCGCTGCATAAAAGGAATACTGTCTCCGGTGAAGAAAGCCACCAGTCCATTAATGGAGCCATTCACTGCTGTCAGCTGCAGGATCATGCCCGCAACGATAACGATGGACAGAAAATGAGGCAGATAAGACGCGGTTTGTACAAACTTCTTGAAACGTTTACTCTTCACTTCGTTAAGCATTAAAGCAAAAATGATAGGAACCGGGAATGTAAAGAGCAACGCGAGGCCGCCCAACATCAGCGTATTACCGAATACTCTCCAGAAGGTAGGGTCTTCAATGAACATTTTGAAGTACCTTAATCCAACCCATGTTTCTCCAAATATACTGCCCCCTGGAACAAAACGTCTGAACGCAATCACATTACCAATCATCGGTCCATATTTGAAAATAATGAGGTAGATGATAGGAAGGATTAATAGTGAATACAGTTGCCAGTCTTTGCGGAACAAGGTTGCTGCCATTCGTAATCTGCTCTCTTTACGTAAAGATGTCATGGTTAGTGTTGTTTTAGCGGTTTCCGACTCCATGTGTTTTCACTCCGATCCAGGACTTGATAGGTAAAGACAAATTCATGTACAACTCCCATCGCTTCTTCTTTTGTAGAAGACAACCAATCCTTCAACTTCACCCCCACTACGAAATAGATAATAGCTAAATGTAAGCGATATCATTTTGGTGTGTTATGTAGAATCACACAATCCAAGGTGCTTCACATCATGCATTAGCACTTAATAGGTGGTGTGATCTCCAAATCAAGAGAAGTTGTTAAAAAGAATATAAAGCGCTTACAATACGTCAAAAATTATAAGCAACAACTCCTGCTTCCATTCAAATGAAGTAAGTCAAAAGAAATTGCTTTTGGACAATCTAAATACTAGTCATACTAGTATGTTAGTTATATTCTAATCCAGCTTCCCCCTAATTTCAATAACTTTTAGCAAATAAAATTGATATCTCATTTAACAAGGGAATTAGTCAATATACTCAAATAAAAAAACATTGGTAACTCCAAGAACGACATCATCGTTCATTGAAGCTTCCAATGTTTCAGGGTACTGAGGAAAGATGTTATAGCTGATCTGCTCAGAACTTAGCAATAAGCTGATCTAATTCCGATAAATGCGTTATTTCATGGTCAGGGGCATACGTTTCATTGTTGGTCTTATGCTCACGGTTAATCCATACGGATTGGATGCCAGATGATAAAGCACCACGAATATCAGTCGTTAACTTGTCCCCAACCATCATGCTCTCTTCGGGTTTAACACCCAGTTTACTCAAAGCATGTTCAAATATCGACGGATCTGGTTTTCCTTTTCCGAAGTTACCCGAGATAATAATCTCATCAAAGAAAGGAGTCAATTCAGGTACACCATCCAACTTCTCTTGTTGCAAAGCAGGACAACCATTCGTTAACAGCAACAGTTTGTACTTTCCTTGTAACTGACGCAAGGTATCCATCGTTTCTTCGTATACATGAGGTCTGGATCTCCGTTCTACTCCAAATTGCGAGGCAAGCTGTTCAGCAAGATCTTCCCGATCTATACCCAACTTCAACAAGCCACGACGCCAGGATTCTTTACGGTAAACAGGAGCAAGTTGTTCCAATTGACGGAACTCAGGTTGATCCCCACCGGTAAAGTTAGCCCATAGGCCTTCAAACGGATTGATTCCAATCATTTTGGTAAAAGGAAAGGTCTCATATGATTCATACAGTCCACGTGCCTCGTTACGAACGGCTTCTTCAAGTTCTTCCGGTTTAACCCCAGTCTCTTGCGCTGCGATTAGACAAGTCTCATGAAAAGCTTCTCGAACACTACGCTCATCCCATAATAAAGTATCATCTAGGTCGAACAAAATCGCTTTTAACGCCATTCCGATCATCTACCCCTTTATACAATAATTACTTTTCGACGGTTTCCACAGTGATCTGGTGTGCTTTTGCAAACTTCAACAAACGTTCTGCAATCGCATCTGTATCGTAGCGGTTCAATAACTTGGTAAATACCCATCTTTTACCGCGACTGTTATGTTCGATAACGATTGTGCCTGGTTCAATTCTAAACTTGACGATATCGTCAACCCCGATTGAACGTTCACGATTACCCTTCGTCGTTATAATCCGATTACTGCTAATCTTGATATACGGACGACGAAGCATGAAGATGACTGCCAAAAATACGTAAAGCAGCATAGTCACCCAGTCCCAAGTTGTCATTGGAGCTTGTACAAGGAATGTGCTCATAAACAGATACAAAAAGGCGAGACCGATCAAAAATATGGGGAACAACAGGCTGCGTCCTTTAAATACTTCTTCACCTGGTGTACCTGTGATTGGTTGACCACTTTTTTTGCGTTGCTGATTTAACTGCTTGGAATTTTTCTTAACCGTTCTCTCGAACGAACGCGACATGAGAATCCCCCTTATGTGTCTTTGTATCGGCTTACATAACTGTAAACCAACATTTCCCCCTATAAATTGCACTCTCAAATAACAGGAAGAAACCTAAATATCATAAATGATATCATTAGGTTTCGTTAGTGTTTGAGTTTGCCTTGGTGGCCTTTGTCATTCTCATCATCAACAATCTCAATGGTATCCAGTTGCTGTCTGAAATTGCTGCGAATATTACTCAAATAAATCTCTCTAAGCTCGGCACGTTCAGCAAGTTCTTCCTCCGACAAACCAGTGGACTTTTGCTTACGAGCCAATTCGTTAATACGTGCTACCAGACTATCTATATCCAAGCTTGTCCCCTCCAAAAATACAAAGTCATATTAACTTTGCCATGATAAAGGCTGCTTGTCAAGCTGACACGTGCTAACACTCATTGATGTGCATTTTATTCTGCAAATTGCGGTAGAGTTAATACTTGTCCCACTTGGATCGAAGTCGTATGAAGTTGATTCACTTTCTTAATTGCTTCTATATAAATACGTGTATCCATATTCGTCGGTTTATGTTCCAAAGAAATACTCCATAATGTTTCCCCTTGTGACACGGCTATCTTCCCTCCAGGAAGGACATCATTCTCATTGCCAGCAAATACAGTTAAAACGGTGCTACATCCAATAAATATAATTAAAGAGGTAATCGCCACCTTTAGCATCCATGAAGAAATTTTGAAACGTGCTAAAACCTTCTTGTAGTTCCCTATGTTAGACTTCACCAGCTCCGAATTCATCGGTTCGTAAATGCTTTGATAAGTAGAATATCTCATTAAATACCCGCCTCCAAACGTTTGTTCCTATCTGTTGGAATCAATATAACACGAACACTTGTTTTGTTCAATAGGTTTTTAGAACAATTGTTCGCTTTTTTTGAAGGAGAAATATCTGGATTGAAGTCCTTTTGCAAAGCATTTGCAGTATTATGCTCCGACTTTTGGACAAATTCTGTTCAAAAAGTTAAAAAACACTGATTTAATGCCATTTTATTTAGAACTTATGTTTGTACGAACGGAGGTTCTATGTTATAATTTTCCCAAACGTTACTAAAATGGGGTTGATACGGTATGTCGAAGATATCCAGCAGGCAGCAGGCTATTCTGGAGTTTATACGAAATGAAGTCCGGTTGAAGGGGTATCCTCCTTCCGTACGGGAAATTGGTGAAGCGGTTGGACTGGCTTCCAGCTCAACAGTACATGGACATTTGGATCGTTTGGAGAAAAAAGGTTTGATCCGACGCGACCCTACCAAGCCAAGAGCTATTGAGCTTTTGAGCCAGGAAGAATCTGAGCACTCTCATCAATTTGCTCATAGCGTTGCACGTATTCCTATCGTTGGTAAGGTTACAGCGGGTGTTCCAATCACTGCCACCGAGAACATTGAAGACTACTTCCCTCTTCCTACGCATTATGTAGGCGAACAGAAAGTGTTTATGCTTTCGGTAGTCGGAGATAGTATGGTGGAAGCTGGAATCGTTAACGGAGATTATGTTATTGTCCGTCAACAGCAGACTGCTGATAACGGTGATATCGTCGTTGCAATGACTGAAGACGATGAAGCTACAGTGAAAACGTTCTATAAAGAGAAAGATCATATTCGCCTTCAACCGGAGAATGCGACCTTCGAACCTTTACGTTTGAAACACGTTAGTATTCTGGGTAAAGTCATTGGCCTTTTCCGAGATATTCATTAATATTTAACATGAGTAACAAAACTAGATGTAATGTAATGTAATGAAATACGAAAAGAGGTTGTCCTGTTGAACAGGACAACCTCTTTTTTCATGTTTATGTTGTTTTATCGGCTAATTATTTACTGCGTTTCAGAACACTCTTATGATGCGAGAACACATCAAAGCTCTGTTGTCCGTGATATGAGCCCATACCGCTCTCTCCTACACCACCAAACGGGAGATAGTGTGAAGTCATATGAGAAAGGGTGTCATTAATACATCCCCCACCGAAGGACACTTGATTCAGAACCTGCTCCTGCAGTTGCTCATCTTGTGTGAAGAGATATAACGCCAATGGTTTTGGCCGGCGAACAATCTCCTCTAGCATTGGGTTCAGGTCACTGTACGTAAATACAGGAAGAATCGGACCGAAGATCTCTTCTTGCATGACAGGTGATTCCCAGTTCACATCTCCAAGTACAGTCGGCTCAATAAGCAACTGCTCACGTACAGAACGTCCACCTATGAGCGTTTTACCATCTGTGAGGAATTTCGACAACCGATCAAAGTTACGTGCGTTGACAATATGCGGGAAATCAGCATTCTGTAACACATCATCTCCAAATTTATCTTTGATCTCTGTGCTAATCAGATCGATCAATTCGTCATGAACTTGTTCATGTACAAGCAAATAATCCGGAGCAACGCAAGTTTGCCCTGCATTCAGGAATTTACCACGTACAATACGCTGGGCCACCAGCTTCAGATCTGCATCATTATGGACAATAGCAGGACTCTTACCTCCCAACTCAAGAGTTACAGGAGTCAAGTGCTCTGCAGCTGCCTTCATAACAATGCGACCAACACCCGTACTGCCTGTGAAGAAAATATAATCGGACTTCTCTTTCAACAATGCTGTGCTGGCCTCAACCTCCCCTTCCATAACGGCAATATACTCTTGAGGGAAGATCTCCTGAATCAGATCATACGTCAGACGAGATACGGCTGGTGTTAATTCAGAAGGCTTGATAACTGCACAGTTACCGGCTGCAATTGCTCCAATCAGTGGACCGAAGGCCAGTTGGAAAGGATAGTTCCAAGGTGCAATAATAAGGGCGACTCCGTAAGGTTCAGGATAAATAGTGCTCACCCCATCCGGCATAGCCGAATTGGTTGGAACTTGTCTTGGGGCAGCCCATTCCTGCAGGTGCTCTAATGCGAAATCCAGTTCTCCCAGCACAATGCGAATCTCGGAACCGTAAGCTTCCGCCTCAGATTTGTTCAGATCAGCCCGAAGTGCATCTTGAATCCGTTGCTGATACTTTTCGATTCCTTTTCTAAGCTGTTGAAGAGCATTAATCCGATACTCGATATTTTTAGTTTGACCTGTATAAAAAAATGTACGTTGTTCTGTAACCAGTTGTTTTGCTTGATCCATATTAACATCTCCAATTAATTATTTAAAATTA belongs to Paenibacillus sp. FSL H8-0079 and includes:
- the metH gene encoding methionine synthase; protein product: MDKISLHDALKQRILILDGAMGTMIQQVDLTGEDFGGEDLDGCNEMLVLTRPEIIQRIHEEYLEAGADLIETNTFGATSVVLAEYDIQDRAREINLEAARIAKAAVDRFSTPESPRYVVGAMGPTTKTLSVTGGVTFQELIDSYLEQALALIEGGVDALLLETSQDTLNVKAGSIGIQQAFEQSGVTLPLMISGTIEPMGTTLAGQNIESFYISLEHLNPISVGLNCATGPEFMRDHIRSLSGMASVAVSCYPNAGLPDENGNYHESPDSLAQKIGAFAEQGWLNIAGGCCGTTPAHIRAMRDTLAQYPPREMNGTHPPALSGIEPIYIEQDNRPYMVGERTNVLGSRKFKRLIVEGKYEEASEIARAQVKNGAHIVDVCVQDPDREESEDMVKFLELVVKKVKVPLMIDTTDASVIDLALQYSQGKAIINSINLEDGEEKFELITPLLHKYGGAVVVGTIDERGQAISREDKLDVAKRSYDLLVNKYGLKPEDLIFDTLVFPVGTGDEQYIGSAKETIEGIRVIKEAMPECHTILGISNISFGLPEAGREVLNSVFLYECTKAGLDYAIVNTEKLERYASIPEEERRLSEELLYNTNDETLAAFVAAFRNKKVEKKEKISNLSLEERLASYVVEGSKEGLLPDLEQALAKYTALQVINGPLMRGMEEVGRLFNNNELIVAEVLQSAEVMKASVAYLEQFMEKNETSVKGKIILATVKGDVHDIGKNLVEIILSNNGYRIINLGIKVPPERIIEAYREEKVDAIGLSGLLVKSAQQMILTAQDLRTAGIDVPIMVGGAALTRKFTKNRIRPEYNGMVVYAKDAMDGLDLANKLMNPVTREVMQLEMEAEKEADASGAVAVQALPELTRVERSDIAVDHPVLVPPDLERHTMRNYPLSHILPYVNMQMLLGHHLGLRGSVEQLLASGDKKATDLKAVVDDIMQEAVRDGIIQAHAIYRFFPAQSSGNSVIIYDPKDTSNILHTFTFPRQKVEPFLCLSDFLKPVESGQMDYVGFMVVTAGHGVRELSTAWKDQGDYLRSHALQSVALEVAEGLAERVHHMMRDIWGFPDSAQMTMKQRHGARYQGIRVSFGYPACPDLEDQGPLFKLLQPEDIGVELTEGFMMEPEASVSAMVFSHPQAKYFNVEKA
- a CDS encoding cupin domain-containing protein, with the translated sequence MAEIVIRNTNERITGDENVRNFLNKYEVLYEKWDASKLNTDLQNNFGLTDDQKTEVLETYDYEIRDLAARRGYQIWDVITLSEQTPDIEEKLAKFEEIHTHAEDEIRAIVAGKGIFVIKSTDDVGYFNVELSPGDVISVPENTPHFFTLMENKQIIAVRLFIEKDGWIADPYPDPTFIKQA
- a CDS encoding GntR family transcriptional regulator, giving the protein MSLNQKIRGSTRAYSYNLLKERILHLELKPGTKISEKEIADELQVSRTPVREAFMKLAEEELLDIIPQSGTIVSHINLEHVEEGRFMREKMEKEIVTLACASFPEEFRFRLETNIAMQEVCIGKNNFYRLFELDEEFHQILFQGTGKLRTWKMLQQLNIPFNRLRLLRLAEDSNLEVIISQHKEIYRLITERKTEQAVQVMEAHLRLVVIEQESIKAKYPHYFI